The sequence GGAGCTCCCACATTCCTCAGATGCCAAGTCTCTTGTCCGTATTGTTGCCTCTTGTGGTTGCCACTGCGTTGCCTTGACCTCCCTGACTCATGAGGGCTGGCACCGGGaaaggctgcagcccaaggagaCAGCTGGAGCTCCTTGCGAGCTGCCCTGACCATTTTTAGAAGCACTTTCTCCCTAGTTACGGGATGGCCCCCGCACATTTTCCAGGATAAAGTTTCCTTGAGGAGATCAGCGTGGCTTTCTACGCCGCCCCCTTGACCTTTATCTCTTCCTTTGTCCAAATTAACTCCTTCCATCCTTCCCCAGCCCTCCCAAATCTACAAAGAGCTGCATTCTGGGACTAGCAGGCACAATCTATGATGTATTATTTATGTTGCTGTAGCAGCTTGGTATCTgattgtgctcagtgctgtacacaCCCAATGAAAACACAGTGCCTTGACCTTCCCATCTATGGCTCCCCATCCGTGTAGTCACTGAGTGCCTCACATCTTTCATGGATTTATTCCCACGATGCCCCGGAGAGGTAGAGATGTGCTATTATCCCCGTTGTAAAAAGTGGGGAATCGAGGCCCAGAGAGATTGCGACTTGCCAAGGCCACGCGGGAAGCCTGTGACGAGGAAGGgatttgggttcaattccctgccctaCAGTGTTTATAAAATAAGTACATGATGAGTCAACAGGCAGCCCACCATAGTGTGTTCTCATAGTGCACTTGGTGAGAAAAGGGGTGCCTGGATGATCAAAGAAGGTGGAAGCCGGGGGCGGCTGCAGGGGTCCTTTCACACACGAGGACTTTTTGCCATGGCTGTCATGTTCCCTAAGCATTTTGTCCAATCCAAAAGACTCTGGGTGCTGCAGTTTCCTTGTATTGGGGTGAGAACATGATTGGCACCTCTCCATAACCCACAGCCTGCTTCTCTGGGAAACTGGATTTTGCAGAAGTTGGAAAACAAGCACAAACCGGTTCCTCTTTATGATGAAACTGTCCTTTTCTGATTAATCcaagaaattcactttgaacacAAATAATTGTAACACTTCTTTTTAATTGCAGGTTCTAAATCCACTAAACCAAGATGTCAGAGTAAGTTTCTGGTTTTGTCTCCAACATGATGGCATTGGTTTGCTTTTTAGTCTTTAAAATAAGTGCCAACTTTTGTTTCTAAATTCCATCTCTTGTTTTTGGTTCTGATATTAAtctccttttttctctcctttcctccctctctcccttcctttttCTATCTCTTTCTCCCTGAACAGTGAAGAagtaagtctctctctctctctctctctctgggatttttttcttaGTAATGTTGCATGGGGATAGTATCACGTTTGGCTTTGTGCTATCTTGCTAAAAAGACCAGCTCCTGGAAGGAAATGTGGATCTATAAAACTCACCTAACTAAATACGCAAACTAAAAAGGTTTAAAAGGACAAGTGCTCAGCAGCTGAAAGGCAGGAGATAGTGTTTTGGAGGAGGTGTGGTTCTTGGCTGTAGTTTGCAGGTTGGATTTTCCCCAAGAGCATCCTTGCTTCCCTAGCTGATCACAAGATGGTGCTGTGGAAGAtgtacctgctgccccagctgagTGGAAGGTGTTCATGGTCCATTAGCCGCGTAGCTTCTACGGCAACAGAGGCAATTATAGAGACAGGAATGGCCGCAAAGGTGCATCCTCTCTGGCTCAGCTGGCTGTGGCGCATGATGTTGATCCCTTTGCACCCACCAATCCTTGTCTAATCCCTTTTTGAAGGTGATTCTCTGTGACCTGACTCTGGGTTAGCATGAGGCTGCCCGCTTAGAAACGCCTCTTGACTCCAATTagaacaggatcaggcctttgtgTCAAGCTGTGCTCAACTCTCTGGCCAGCCTGGGAATGGCTATGAAGGATTTTGAAGAGTCCCATCGGCAGTGTAAGCCTggatggggaggggcacatgTGGAATCCCCTCAGAAGAATTCCTCCCTCCCTGTAGAATCTACCTGTTCCTTCTGCTGTGTCTGGCTTGTCTCTGACtcactctgggtgaaattctaccCCTGTTTTTTTGAGGCATATGTGATGCATAGGCCTTGAGCTGGGGTGGATTTTGTCCAGAGAGCTGTTACGGACTCAGTATCTGGATGAATTGCCCCATAGTAAAGTAGAGGAGTGGAAGCAATTCACTGCAAGGCTTGATGCTGGTTCTGTGAGCATCATCCAGAATACCCTGCTCTGTGTGTCGCTTCAGGGTGGAACCTTGGCCGATCTCCTAAGTGACACAGGATGGGGTCTGTAATTACTTGGATAGGGGAGAACTCCAAGGAAACCCAAGCACTGCATGGTGATAGTTTGATTCCCTCTTGCACCAATGCCATAACACAGGGATGGGGGACACTCTGGTTCTGGGGGTGCTGCCTTTCAGATGCCAGGCAAAACCTAGGTTCTGCTCATCCATCAGATCAAATCATGAGGTCCTTACCCAGTTTTCAGTCAGTCATTACTTAAgctaacacccattgaaatcaagtttGAAGGAAATCCCTGGGCAATTCTTTTCAAAGTAAAAGTTTTAGCACCAACATCCTGGTCAAATTCTAGCTGAAGTCATAATAACTCACCTCTCTAATTCTCCCTCTGCACTTTCAGTTGTGTGTAGGGTGTTCTTCAGCTGTTCTAAGATGCTGTGTGCAGCTAACCTACTGCTGCATTGCACCTCAGAGGTGGTTGCCTTTCTGCCATGATGAAATGATCTTTACATATTCCATAGTGGGCTCTGCACTCTTTCCGGATGAAAGGTGCAATTGAAATGTAAATAATTATCTACCGAGCTACTGTTTTTTATCCTCTTCctactcccccgcccccccgtaaAGCACAGAatgcttcttcccctcctccacaaaTGCACATCAAATGTGtctatttcccccaccccaaccacacTCAGATGCACACAGTCTTTATGATGAAATGCTCAGGAAACAGATGCAGTGCAGTGTGGGACAGAGCTTGTGGCTTCTGTAAATAGAGTATTTCTGCTAGCCCATGTAGCCTGGAAATGAATAAAGTTTGGTGCTTTGTATCCATTTGAAAGACATTTAAATTACTCAGTGAGGATTTCTTTttcatattaattaaaaaaaaaaaaaaaaaagcccaatgCAAAAGCTACTCTCGACATGTCTCCTGGACtcctgcagccccatccccatGGGCAGCATTACCTGATTGCCCAAGTGCTTAATGGGGGAGGGATTCTCACTTTCCTCTGCAACATCAGGGTATTGGCCAATGTGTGAAACTTGGACCTAGACTCTTGTCCTGGAGAGCAATTCCTTTATTGTCACTATCCTACCTGCCCAAACGATAGTCAGGTAACCAAGGTGCGGTCACGAACAAGGGATCGGGGCGTAGGTTCGTGGCCAGCTCAATGCACACAAGGTAATGGAGTGTATTGCTGCTGTATTGTTGATGCCTGCCTCCATGCCTGCCTCCTGCCTGGCAGCTCCCACGGCCCCCTTCGGCTTTACTCTTCCTCATGGAGCAATTAATCTGGCTTCCCCACTCCCATAGTCCCAGTGCTTTTCTCACTCCTCTGCAGCGACAAAGCTGGTTATGTCCCACCTTTCCTTCCTGCAAGGGTGAGGGGGGGCTGTGGAAGGTAAATCTGGCTTTTGTCCTGtctcctgctgctctgcctgtCCCCTTGGAGTGATGAATATAGGTGCTTCCCTGCATGCGCAGCCCCACTGCTGTGCTCATACCCCTGTGACGAGGAATCCGCTCATCCCACAGCCCTGTCTCCCCAGTCAGCCTTAAAGCCGTAAATAGAAAGATAATTAACTGCTAGGCCAGGAATGAGTTGGAAAGTGGGATTGATTCTAACATGCTACCTCCTCCACgcttctctcccctgcatccCATTCACTGGCCCTTTAGTACTATTGACTTTTTAACAAAGTTGCCATCTCTCATAATTTTGataagtctcacaatatttggtgttcttAAAGTTCCACCTCCTGGAGTCCTGGGATTacaatctcagctttcagttttTAAAGTGCACACATTCCTAGCTCTcttggctgcagagaaaagctagaaCATGTGACCCCTACAGGGGTCCAAAACTGGAGGGGGAATGGAAAGGGCCCCactctattatttttaaaaagaacgcTCATGATTTCTAAGCCAATCAGGATTTGAGGTTTGACTCATATTTGCTGAATGCctagagttggcaatactggggTTAGCAGGGAAGATCTGTGCTGAGCTCTGCTGGCATATATGGATTGCAGCAAACTGTCAGTGTCTTCTAGTTTGGAGACCAGTTGCTAAGGATTTGGGTGGGGGCTTGATGCCAGATCCCTTCGTGCTGTGGGTGCAGTTCTTCTCTTGTTTCCCATTCTgggcaggctctggggaggaATATAGATGCTAAAACTGTCATTAGCATTatatgggaaggggtggggaggaagcatgTGGTGAACCTGCCTTGTCTTTCTTTCTTCCCACCTGTAGAAAAGGAAGAGGGCAATCACTGCCCGCCGGCAGCATCTGAAGGTACGTGCTATTCCTGATCTTGCATGAAGTATGGGATTTGTCCACAACCATTCTACTGTCCATTCTTGagccagccagtgctcctgcagCTGCCCCCTGATTGCAAAAACCAGGCGCTCCCAAAATTGGTGCTCCCTCCTACCCCATTCCagacagtgcctcctgctgggactGGAACAACTGAAAGTTCCCCATCATTGGTGAATCCTCCTCCAGGCCGGCCAATGGCTGGGGTAGCCCAAATCACTGCTCCCTCCCAAATCACTGCTCCTACAACATTCCCTATGGTTGGGGTCTCTTGCTGAAAGAAGCTGGTCCTGGGAGTAGCTGTGTGCTCCCCACATCCAGCACTCCTATGCCATCTCCTACAAGAAGCAACTCCTGTGGGCAACAAGTTGGACTGGAGTGTCCATGACCCCCCTGCGGTGAGCACTTCTTCAGTGATTCCTGCTGAGAATACTGGGGTTGGAGTAGCTgtgagctccctccctccccattgctGCTCACTCACACAAGTAACTGGATTtgtgttcttttttttcccctccagagtGTTATGCTCCAGATTGCTGCTACTCTCCTAGAGAAAGAAACAGCAGCTAAAGAAGCAGAAAAGGCCAATTACCTTGCCGAGCACTGTCCTCCTTTGTCACTCCCACACTCCATGCAGGAGTTGCAGGTAACAGCTTTGTCTCTTCCATTTTCTCCTACGCAAGAGCAGAAAGGTTTAGGGTTCTGCCTTACCCCACATATATGGCTCTTCCAACTCAACCCAACACACTGCCCATTTCCCTAAATTGGTGCTTCTCAACCTTTTCAATCCCATGAAACCCTTGTGACTGAGCAGGGACATGCCTGCTGTTTGGGAATTTCGGAAAGACAGGTAGTTGTGACCCCCTGTCATCTCCTCATACGCCCCCTGGTGGTAATGACTCACAATTTGAGCACCCATGTTCTACATCCTCTGTTCCACTTCTGGCATAGTAGCCAGTGAGAGGTGAAGTCCTGGCTCTACAGTGCATTTGTGGTGTTCTCTCCCCCACAAAGTAGAGATGAAAACTTGTGGGTCCAGAAATGGattctggctttttaaaaatttctaaagTAGGCTAGTCAACTTTGAATGTATCACTCAAAACGTTGGAAGGGAACCTTGCTCAGCTGTTTCCATATGTCCAATAGTTTTGATCATGAACTCAGAGGTGAGGTATCAAGTTGATTTTGTTTGGGGCCTTTCAACTCACAGTCATACTAGGTTGCATTTATACAACAGATCCTCCTGCCCAATGCAATCTTTCTTTAAGGTGGAGGAGAAAGGAGTCCTCCAGATTTCCCCAAAGACTCCACGTTAAGACAACTCATCGTTCCCGCATGAGGGTCACAGGGGAATTCTCTTGGCTTGCTTGAGAGCATTCTATACTACTCAGTTAAATGCACTACTTTCCCTAGCGGGTGGGCACCAGACATTTCCAGCACTATTGTATTTGGATCTTTGACTGGAAACCAATTACAGTTGAGGAAGTTTAAATGCAAAAGCCCGATGAAAAGCCACATGGAGCAATATTTGGACTCGTTTCTGAGCTGCACTAGAGCAGAGCTTGGCCAGCTGAGCTGGGGGAGGAAAAAATGGCTTGAAAGCCTCTTTTCTGCCTCTCCTGAACCTGTCCCCTTGGCGGAAGTGTGGCCCTGAGAAGCAGCCTAGAGCTGCCAAGGGGTCATTCCAGCAGCAGCACTCTGACCGCACCCATTTGCCTCAGTCATGCTCCTGACATGCCTACTGGGGCCAGTGGGCAGAGGAGAGGCTGGCTAGAGGCTGGCTATAGTGGCCATGTGCAATTCCCTTGTGCCAGGGGAACTCCCAACCGATGGGTAAGCCAACTTGTCAATTGTGTTAAGCTGCTGGAGCCTTAGAAAGCAGGTGGAACAGAGAGACCAGGAACTGGTTCAGATGCATCCCAAGTACAGAGATTCGGAGCCACACCTGAGCTGAGCTCTTACAGAACTGGAGGAAGTTGTGGAAAGGGTAGGCGGTGTGAGTCACACGCTTTCCAATGGCCCAcatccttttctctttctctgcaggAGCTATGCAAAAAGCTTCATGCCAAGGTAGAGGTGGTGGATGAGGAAAGATATGACACTGAGGCTAAGTTACAGAAAACCACCAAAGAGGTAATCTTCCCTGGTTCTCCCATCGCTGCTGATGTGGAGATCAGTGGAGTGTGCCCAGCCCCACGCTTTGTCCCTCTCTACAGCATGTATCTGCTGCCTGTGCTCCTACCCCACCATCTCTGTACCTGCTCGCTCTCCCAAATACCCATGTCTTCCGTGCTTGCCTAAGCTTTGTCAAACTAATCCTTTGCCTTCGTAGATGGCGTTTCCTTTCTATCACACTATATGTACTTGTGTGTGCGCCTGTCCATTCGTCTTCTGCTATGGGTCCATCTCACAtcattttctcctctctccccatctcctctttctttttgtaGCTTGAAGACTTGAGCCAGAAACTGTTTGACCTGAGGGGCAAGTTCAAGAGGCCACCCCTGCGTAGGGTCCGCATGTCTGCTGATGCTATGCTGCGTGCCCTTCTGGGCTCCAAACACAAGGTCTGCATGGACCTTCGCGCTAACCTGAAGCAGGTCAAGAAGGAGGACACTGAGAAGGTACCACACAACTTCCCCTGTTGTAATAGGATCCAGGCATTATTAGCTGGAAATCAGACTTCCCTGTGTACTTGTGTGACAGCCACATCTTGAGCAACGCACTGGGGACTaaactggggacctccagagctaaaagcatgagctacaACAGCTTAAGCTAAAGTGCTTAGCTCCCCACCTGCAGCCATAGTAGACTCTCCTCCTTGTGGGTTGGGCGCATAGGGGACCTGTAACACATACGCGGACCAGTTGGCCAATGGATCTCTGGACCAAAGACCCTGGCTGCTCAGAAAAGGCTGCGGTCTCCCAATCACTTTCCTTATGTACTTCTGCTATCCAACCTTTGTATTGTTTGCACTTGACACTGGGCTGCTCTAGCCTTTTCTAACATCCTGAGGGTGGCCCTGTCTCTGCCACATGGTCATTTCCCTATTTTCCTCCTATCTCTAAATCCTCCCAGCTGTCATGAGGATGTACACATGGCTGTGGCCCAAAGCCACACAGTGGGAGATGGTTTGGGATTCTCTCACTGCCATACATTTTTACTACCAACTGGGAAAACTCTAGATTTTAATGGCCTCCCCATCTGTGGGTGGATTAAGAGCTTTGTGTCAAACTATTTTACTTTGCCCATTCATGCTTGGTATCTAGGGGAGGATATTCCACTCCAGTTACAGATTAGGTGACATTAGCAAGAATGTCATAGTGAGCAGACCTGCAAAATTCAGACTTAGATCATCCAAATGCTCTCTCCTGGCCCTGCTGTCTATGATTTTGTGATATATCTCTAGAGTCCCGATCAACTTCCAGTTCGGGGTAATATCCTGCTAACCTAAATTCCTCTTATTAGATAAACTCTTCTTCACTTCCTTACCCAAACTGTTGTTCCAAGCTGCTCTGCACTGTTAAAGAAATTGCCTCATTCCACAtcagagggggctgcatttcaACAGTGGGTGAAACAATCTCTGAATGGATGGTTTGGAAAGCACTgtgggatgaaaagcactagggGTGCATTTCACCCCTGAACTAAGGTCGAGCATAAGGCCCAGACATCACTTAAATCCCAATCAAGTTCTTCAAAATATGGTTTGTGGGGCATAAGCTTTGATCcagtcctctgcacaggggtgaatctCATCCCTTAGGGATATTAGATAGGTTTGCTAACTGGAATCCCAGGTGGTATCTGTGCTACACTGGGATGGATGTTAGCTAAAGAATACAAGGATGGGCGTGAATACCACCCAGCGTTGTCAGTACttccatgttttttttcccctaacgCCAACAGGAGAAGGATCTGCGTGATGTGGGTGACTGGAGGAAGAACATCGAGGAGAAGTCTGGCATGGAGGGCAGGAAGAAGATGTTTGAGACTAGTGAATCCTAAATCCCACGCAGCTGTTAACTGTAATCCTGGTATCTAGGCAATTTCCAAATTTCTCCTTCTCCATCTCTCCTGCCACCTATTTTTCAAACCAGCTCTCTAGCAGCGTTGTTTAGGGCTAAACTTCCTGAGCCCAAGGTCACATTTCACAAAGCAATCCAAGGCACAAGACCTACTTTTAGTCTCACCCCCTACTGTTGCTATGGAAACAACTCTCTTAAATCATGCAATGtcataattacattttgaaacagtGCTAGTGGCATGAACTGAAATCAAATGCAGTTTAACCCTGTAATTTTGTAGGATCTGGTGTATCAAAGTGATCTTAACTGTGTAAATAAAG is a genomic window of Malaclemys terrapin pileata isolate rMalTer1 chromosome 4, rMalTer1.hap1, whole genome shotgun sequence containing:
- the TNNI2 gene encoding troponin I, fast skeletal muscle, which translates into the protein MSPGLLQPHPHGQHYLIAQVLNGGGILTFLCNIRKRKRAITARRQHLKSVMLQIAATLLEKETAAKEAEKANYLAEHCPPLSLPHSMQELQELCKKLHAKVEVVDEERYDTEAKLQKTTKELEDLSQKLFDLRGKFKRPPLRRVRMSADAMLRALLGSKHKVCMDLRANLKQVKKEDTEKEKDLRDVGDWRKNIEEKSGMEGRKKMFETSES